CAGGGGCGGGCGGTGACCGGGCCGGGCGCCGGCGGGCCGGGCGCCGGGCACTGCTGCGGCCCGGCCGCGCCCATCGGGGACGGCGCGGCAACTGCCGCGGGAGCCGCGAGGGCGGCAGGGGATGCCGCTGCCGGCACGATCGCCGGATCCGCGATCCGCATCACCACCCGGCCTGCAGCCGGCGGCCCCGACCCTGCCCTCGCACCCTCCGGAGCGCACGAGATCGAGCAGCGCCGCATCCCGGCCGGCGCCTTCACCATGGGCGACGCCTCGGGCGACGGCCTCGCCGTCGACGGCGAACTGCCGCTGCACCCCGTCGAGCTCGACGCCTTCGAGATCGACGCCACCCCCGTCACCAACGAGCAGTTCGCCCGCTTCGCCGACGCCACCGGGTACGTGACCGACGCCGAGCGCACGGGCGCCTCCGCGGTGTTCCACCTGCTCGTCGACGCCCCCACCGCCGACATCGCCGGCCCCATCGTCGGCACCCCCTGGTGGATCGGCGTGCGCGGAGCCGACTGGCGGCACCCGGGCGGGCGGGCCTCGTCGCTCGCCGGGCTCGACCAGCACCCGGCCGTGCACGTGAGCTGGCACGACGCGCTCGCCTACTGCGCGTGGGCCGGGCGGCGCCTGCCCACCGAGGCGGAGTGGGAACGCGCCGCGCGCGGCGGCCTCGAATCGGCGACCTACCCCTGGGGCGACGACCCGATCGACGGCAACGACGGCGTCTGGCGGGCCAACGTGTGGCAGGGCGCGTTCCCCGCCCACAACACGGCCGCCGACGGCTGGGTCGGCACCGCACCCGTGCGAACCTTCGCGCCGAACGGTTTCGGCCTCTGGCAAGCCGTCGGCAACGTCTGGGAGTGGTGCGCCGACCGTTTCGACCCCGGCTACTACGCCATCGCCCCGCTCGTGAACCCCCGCGGGCCGGAGGATGGCGACGGGCTCGGCGGCGAGCGCGACGACGAGCGGCGCGTGCTGCGGGGCGGCAGCTACCTCTGCCACCCCTCGTACTGCAACCGCTACCGCAACTCGGCGCGCTCCAGCAACACCCCCGACTCCACGATGGGCAACGCAGGGTTTCGCACGGTCGCGGCCTGAGGCGGCCGCGCCCCGCGGGCCCGGGGCCGGGCATCGGGTCGGGCGCCGATCCCGCGCCCAACCCGCGACTCATACGGCCGTGGTGAGATACCCGCCGTCGACCGGCAGCACGGCGCCGGTCACGAACGATGCGGCGTCCGACGCGAGGAACACGATCACCGCGGCGATCTCGGAGGCCGCGCCGAAACGGGCGAGCGGCGTGCGCGAGAGGATCCGCTCCTTCGCCCGAGCATCCAGCCCGTCCGCGAGCGGCGTCTCGATCCAGCCGGGCGCCACGCAGTTCACCCGGATGCGGTCGCCCGCCCAGGCCTCCGCGAGCGACTTCGTCAGCTGCACCACGCCGCCCTTTGCAGCCGAATAGGCGACGCGCGATCCGCCCCCGAAGTACGCGAACATCGACGCGATCGTGATCGCCGAGCCGCCCGACGCCGCGAGCAGCGGCCGGGTCAGCTCGGCGATGCGGTACACGGCGGCCAGCTGGATCGAGACGACCGTGTTGAAGGCCTCCCACTCGAGCTCGCGCTCCCCCAGGCTGATGCCCGCGGCGGGAACGAGCACGTCGAGCCGGTCGAGCCCCGCGACCACCGCGCGCAGCGCGTCGTCGTCGGTGACATCGACCTCGACCAGCTCGACGTCGAGCCCGGGCGAGACCTCCGCCCGCGCGGCGCCGAGGCCGATCGCCACCACGCGGGCGCCGAGCCCGGCGAACGCCTCGGCGGTCGCCAGCCCGATCCCCGAAGTGCAGCCCGTGACCAGTACGGTACGGCCCTCGAACAGCCCCGGCGCGAGCGCCGCGAGCGGGCGGGAGGCCACTAGCGCTCGCCGGCCAGCACGAACTTCGCGCCCTGCTCGCCGATCAGCACCGCGGGGGCGTTCGTGTTGCCCGTCGTGACGCGCGGCATGACCGAGGCGTCGATCACGCGCAGGCCGTCGACGCCGTGCACCGCGAGCCGCGGCGACACCACGGCCAGCTCATCGACGCCCATCTTGCAGGTGCCGACCTGGTGATGGTAGGTCGCGAGCGTGCCCCGCACGTAGTCGACCAGGTCGTCGCCGTCGCCCACTGACGGACCGGGGTACACCTCGGTCGCGCCCCAGCCGCCCTCGTCGGGCGCCGCGGCGAGCGCCGCCTGGCTGCCGATGCGCCGGCACTGCCGCACCGACGCGACGAGCGACTCCACATCGTGCTCGGCCGTGAGCGCCTGCGGATCGATCACCAGCGGATCGCCGGGGTTCGGGCCCGACAACCGGATCTCGCCCCGCGACTCCGGCGTCACGAGCCCCGCCATGAGCGAGAAGCCGTTCGCGCCCCGGGGCTCGAGGAAGTCGCCGTACATCGGCACCGAGAAGTTGATGGGCTGCGTGTCCGGGCGATCCAGCTCCTCCCTGCTCTTCCAGAACAGGTGCGACTGCGTCACCGACACCCCCTCGCGCGGCGGGTCGATGGGCTTCTCGGTATCGAAGATCACCGGGGCGAGGTAGTGGTCGTGCAGGTTCTTGCCCACGCCCGGAAGGTCGACGCGCGGCTCGATCCCCGCCTCGCGCAGCTCGTCGGCGGGGCCGATCCCGCTGCGCAGCAGCACCCGGGGCGAATCGATCGCGCCGGCCGCGAGGATCACCTCGTCGGCGCGCAGCTCACGCACCTCGTCGCCCTGCGCGAACCGCACTCCCACCACGCGGGGGCGCTCCCCCTCGACCTCGTCGTCGAAGATCAGCTCGTGCACGTGGCAGCCGACCTCGACCCTGATGCGATCCCGAGCCGGCTTCACGTACGCCATGTAGGTGTTCAGCCGCTTGCCGTCGCGCGCCGTGATCTGCTGCTGCGAGACCCCCTCGATCGAGGCGCCGTTGTAATCGGGGTTGCGGGGCAGCCCCTCCTCGACCGCGGCCTCGATGATCGACTCCTGGATCGGCGACAGCTCGTAGTCGTCGGTGACGTCGAGCAGGCCTTCGGCGCCGTGCAGCGCCGGCTCCCCGCCGCCGCGGTAGTTCTCGATCGCGCGGTAGACGGGCAGCACGTCGTCCCACGCCCAGCCGTCGTTGCCGAGCGAGGCCCAGTGGTCGAAGTCCTGCGGCACGCAGCGCACCCAGATCATCGCGTTGAGCGAGTGGGATCCGCCCAGCACCTTGCCGCGCGGCCAGTGCAGGCGGTGACCGTTCGCGCCCGGCTGCGGCACCGTGTAGTAGTCCCAGTCGTCGGGCGAGTGCCACAGCTCGCCCATGCGGCTGAGGTCGTGGATCGCGGGGTTCGTGTCCTCCCCGCCCGCCTCGAGCAGGGTCACCTCGGCCCCGGCATCGGCGAGCCGGCGTGCGACCACCGAACCGGCCGAGCCGGCCCCGACGACGATCGCGCTCTTCGGGGCGCGCGCAGATCCAGAATGCTCCGACATCAGAACTCCTCTCGCGTGCGGCTCCTTCGCCGCACCCCGCTCAGCCTCCCACCGCCCGCGCCCCGCGTCGAGAGCGGCCGCGGAGTCGTGCTCGCAGGAGCAAGCGCCCTGCCGCTGCGGTCAATCGACGCCGGGCGGGGCAGGGCGGGCGCCGAAAGGCGAGAAACGCGCCTCGGGGGCCGGGATGTGATGCGTTTTCCGCCTCTCGACGGGCGGGCGCGGGAGCGGGCGGATCGCGGACGCCGAGCGTCCGGGCCCCGTTTTCGTCTACACTGGAGGAGAAAACCAACGCTCGCCGGAGGATGCCTCAATGCCGAAGATCATCGACCACGACCAGCGACGCAAGGAGATCGTCGACGTCACCTGGCAGCTCATCGTGGAGGGCGGCATCGAGGCCGCCACCATGCGCGAGATCGCGTCGCGCGCCGGGTTCGCGAACGGCGCGCTCAAGCACTACTTCTCGGGCAAGGACGCCATCATCGAGGGCGCCTACGAGCGCTCGCTGAACCGAATCCGCGATCGGCTGCAGAAGCACGTCGAGGGCAAGCGCGGCATCGAGGCCCTCGAGATGTCGATGCGCTACACGCTGCCCACCAACGAAGACGCCACCGCCGCCCGCGTGCTGCTCTCGTTCTGGGAGCGCTGCGCGTTCAGCAGCGAGATCGACCACGACTACGGCGAGCACCTCACCGACTGGAAGGCCGGGTACCTGCAGTACCTGCGCGAGGGCCGCGAAGACGGCGACGTGGTCACCGAGACCCCCGACGAGCAGCTGGTCAGCGAGATCGTGCTCATGAACATCGGCGCGACCGTCACCCGCGTCGTCAGCCCCGAGCACCTCAACAGCGCCGTGCTCGACGCGCAGGTCACCGACTTCGTCGCGCGCCTGCGCCGCGCCTGAGGCGAGGCCGCTCGCCGGGCCGCGCGGCGCTCGGCAACTCGCGCAGCTCAGCGCACCGTGCGGCGCTCGGCAAGCCGCACCCCGGGCCGAGCTTGCCGAAGCGGCCGGCCCGGCACCCGCTCCCCGAGTTCGCCGCAGGAGCCCGGCCGCCGGCCTCAGCTCATCCGGGGCGCGCGGAAGGCGAGCACGCGCGCAGGATTCTCGACTATCATGCGGTCGAGCGCCTCGGGCGTCACGCCGAACTCGGCGAGCACGGGCAGGAAGTGGTCGACCACGTAGCCGTAGCCGTGCCCGCCGTAGCGCCGCAGCTGCACGCGCTGGCAGACGTCGCCGCCCAGCACGAGCTGCGAGCCCCAGCCGTCGGCGACGAGTTCCGCGAAGCCGCGCGCCACGGATCGATCGGTGAACGGGAAGAGCGTGCCCCACGGGCTGCCCGTCGTGCCGAGGAAGTCGGCCTCGACGGTGGCGCCGCGGGCCAGCAGGCGCCGGGCGAGCGGCATGTCGTCGGCGATCGATCCCGCGTGCCCGAAGACGACGGAGCGGGGGTCGGCTCCCTCCTCCTCGAGCGCGTCGAGCACGCGCAGCTTCGCCTCGCCGAAGCCGCCCATGTGCAGGGTGATCGGCGCGCCGGTGATCGCGGAGGCGCGCCCCGCGGCGCGCACGCTGCGCATCTCCTGGGGGTCGACGGGATCGCCCTCGGCGCCGACCTCGCCGATGATGCCGGATCGGATCCCGGCGCCGCCCGCCCCGCATACGGCCCCGTCCGTCCCGCCCGCGGCGCCCACGACGATGTCGCGCACGATCTCGGCGGCGAGTTCCTCGATGCTGCGTTCGGCGAAGCCGGAGGGCAGCAGATCCTTCTGGTACCAGCCGCACCCCATCACGATGTCGAGGCCCGAGGCGCGGCTGAGTCGGGCGAGCGCCCGCGCGTCGCGGCCCACGCCGTTCGGGGTCACCTCCACCATCGTGCCGCCGCCCTGCCGCACGAAGTCGCCCACCTCGTCGAGTGCGGTGTCGAAGTCTCCGAGCACGTCGTTGTCGGCGTTGGGCCGGCCGCGGCGCACGGCGGCGAGCGTGTCGAGGGTGAGCGGATCCCGGGCCGCGGCGTCCCACTCGCCCGGGCGCGGGTTCGGCGTGTGCGCGGGTCTCCGGATGTCGAGGAAGATGTGCTCGTGCATGAGCGTCGGTCCGAGCGTCTCGGGGCGCACGGGCCCGAGCACGGTCTGCACGAGGCCCTCGAGGTTCGGGATCTCGAGGCCGTCGAGCGCGGATGCGGGCGGCGCGATGCGATCCCTCATTCCCCTGCTCCCTCGTCCGTCGCGCGCGCGAGCACGCGCGCCGCGTTGCTTCCGCCGACCGCCGCGACGAGTTCGTCGTCGGCGCCCAGCATGCGCAGGTAGGGCAGGAACTGCGTCGCGACGAACTCGAGACCGTTGCCCCCGTAGGCGGTGAGGCGGTGCTTGTTGCGGATGCCGCTGCTGAGCAGCACCCGGTGCGCCGCGCCCGCCGCCGCGCTGCGCAGGATCGCCGCGGCGAGGTCGTGGTCGGAGATGACGGTGCGCACGTTCGGGATGCGCCCCAGCTGGTCGAAGCAGATCGCGGTGCCGAGGCCGAGCAGCGCGTCGAGGCGGCCGTGGTCGACTCCCGATCCCGCCGCGTCGGCGATGACACCCGCGGCGCCCAGCAGGACCACGCGCGAGCGGTCGAGACCGGCCGCGTCGACCGCGTCGAGCGCCCGCTCGAGCGCCGCCAGCGTCGCGTCGCCCGCGGCGTGCGGGGGCGCCACCTCCCAGGGGTCGGGCCGCGGCGAGAGGACGAGCGCGGCTCCGGCGGCGCTCGCCGCCCGGGCCGCGACGACGAGCAGGGCGAGGGCGCGATCCGCGTCGGCGAGCTCGGCGGCCTCGGGGCTCGCGGAGGCTCCGGGGCTTCTCGGCCGTGCGGCGCCTCCGGCGCGCGCGTCGAGGGGCAGCGGGATCGCGCCCACAACGCCGGCGGGATGCTCGGTCGCGCGCAGCTCGGCGGCGATCCTGCGCCCCACCGCATCGGGGTCGAGCGGCCCTGGATCGCTCGCTCCGTCGCCCGGCGCACCACTCGGAGACGAGCCCGCGGACCGGGATCCGGACCCGGATCCGATCCCGCCATCCGTGCCGCGCACGATCGCGACGCCGCTCGCGCGGCTCAGGCACGCGAGTGCGGCGGGCTCGGCGGTGGAGCCCTCGCCCGCGATCGCCACGAGCGCGGCGGATCGCCCGGTCTCGGTGCCGGCGGCCGCCGCGAGCTCGTCGACCGCGGCCTCGGCGGCATCCGCCTCGATGGTGCGGTCATCGGTGTTGACCGCGCCCAGCATCAGTCTGCCGAGCATCGGCATGCCCACCGCGACGCGCTCGAACTCGGCCTCGCTCGCCG
The genomic region above belongs to Leucobacter muris and contains:
- a CDS encoding formylglycine-generating enzyme family protein, with the translated sequence MGDGAATAAGAARAAGDAAAGTIAGSAIRITTRPAAGGPDPALAPSGAHEIEQRRIPAGAFTMGDASGDGLAVDGELPLHPVELDAFEIDATPVTNEQFARFADATGYVTDAERTGASAVFHLLVDAPTADIAGPIVGTPWWIGVRGADWRHPGGRASSLAGLDQHPAVHVSWHDALAYCAWAGRRLPTEAEWERAARGGLESATYPWGDDPIDGNDGVWRANVWQGAFPAHNTAADGWVGTAPVRTFAPNGFGLWQAVGNVWEWCADRFDPGYYAIAPLVNPRGPEDGDGLGGERDDERRVLRGGSYLCHPSYCNRYRNSARSSNTPDSTMGNAGFRTVAA
- a CDS encoding SDR family NAD(P)-dependent oxidoreductase, encoding MASRPLAALAPGLFEGRTVLVTGCTSGIGLATAEAFAGLGARVVAIGLGAARAEVSPGLDVELVEVDVTDDDALRAVVAGLDRLDVLVPAAGISLGERELEWEAFNTVVSIQLAAVYRIAELTRPLLAASGGSAITIASMFAYFGGGSRVAYSAAKGGVVQLTKSLAEAWAGDRIRVNCVAPGWIETPLADGLDARAKERILSRTPLARFGAASEIAAVIVFLASDAASFVTGAVLPVDGGYLTTAV
- a CDS encoding GMC family oxidoreductase; the encoded protein is MSEHSGSARAPKSAIVVGAGSAGSVVARRLADAGAEVTLLEAGGEDTNPAIHDLSRMGELWHSPDDWDYYTVPQPGANGHRLHWPRGKVLGGSHSLNAMIWVRCVPQDFDHWASLGNDGWAWDDVLPVYRAIENYRGGGEPALHGAEGLLDVTDDYELSPIQESIIEAAVEEGLPRNPDYNGASIEGVSQQQITARDGKRLNTYMAYVKPARDRIRVEVGCHVHELIFDDEVEGERPRVVGVRFAQGDEVRELRADEVILAAGAIDSPRVLLRSGIGPADELREAGIEPRVDLPGVGKNLHDHYLAPVIFDTEKPIDPPREGVSVTQSHLFWKSREELDRPDTQPINFSVPMYGDFLEPRGANGFSLMAGLVTPESRGEIRLSGPNPGDPLVIDPQALTAEHDVESLVASVRQCRRIGSQAALAAAPDEGGWGATEVYPGPSVGDGDDLVDYVRGTLATYHHQVGTCKMGVDELAVVSPRLAVHGVDGLRVIDASVMPRVTTGNTNAPAVLIGEQGAKFVLAGER
- a CDS encoding TetR/AcrR family transcriptional regulator, encoding MPKIIDHDQRRKEIVDVTWQLIVEGGIEAATMREIASRAGFANGALKHYFSGKDAIIEGAYERSLNRIRDRLQKHVEGKRGIEALEMSMRYTLPTNEDATAARVLLSFWERCAFSSEIDHDYGEHLTDWKAGYLQYLREGREDGDVVTETPDEQLVSEIVLMNIGATVTRVVSPEHLNSAVLDAQVTDFVARLRRA
- a CDS encoding phosphotriesterase family protein, with translation MRDRIAPPASALDGLEIPNLEGLVQTVLGPVRPETLGPTLMHEHIFLDIRRPAHTPNPRPGEWDAAARDPLTLDTLAAVRRGRPNADNDVLGDFDTALDEVGDFVRQGGGTMVEVTPNGVGRDARALARLSRASGLDIVMGCGWYQKDLLPSGFAERSIEELAAEIVRDIVVGAAGGTDGAVCGAGGAGIRSGIIGEVGAEGDPVDPQEMRSVRAAGRASAITGAPITLHMGGFGEAKLRVLDALEEEGADPRSVVFGHAGSIADDMPLARRLLARGATVEADFLGTTGSPWGTLFPFTDRSVARGFAELVADGWGSQLVLGGDVCQRVQLRRYGGHGYGYVVDHFLPVLAEFGVTPEALDRMIVENPARVLAFRAPRMS
- a CDS encoding phosphotriesterase family protein; its protein translation is MPTVTTVLGPVEAGALDSVLAAETLLCAPPQRLGNAGVPASEAEFERVAVGMPMLGRLMLGAVNTDDRTIEADAAEAAVDELAAAAGTETGRSAALVAIAGEGSTAEPAALACLSRASGVAIVRGTDGGIGSGSGSRSAGSSPSGAPGDGASDPGPLDPDAVGRRIAAELRATEHPAGVVGAIPLPLDARAGGAARPRSPGASASPEAAELADADRALALLVVAARAASAAGAALVLSPRPDPWEVAPPHAAGDATLAALERALDAVDAAGLDRSRVVLLGAAGVIADAAGSGVDHGRLDALLGLGTAICFDQLGRIPNVRTVISDHDLAAAILRSAAAGAAHRVLLSSGIRNKHRLTAYGGNGLEFVATQFLPYLRMLGADDELVAAVGGSNAARVLARATDEGAGE